In a genomic window of Lycium ferocissimum isolate CSIRO_LF1 chromosome 9, AGI_CSIRO_Lferr_CH_V1, whole genome shotgun sequence:
- the LOC132069218 gene encoding abscisic acid receptor PYL2-like produces the protein MSRTSQVPQGLKQEEFIELEPLIRTYHTFEHLPNTCTSLITQRIEAPANVVWPFVRRFDNPQKYKHFIKSCTMTGDGGVGSIREVSVVSGIPASTSTERLEILDDEKHILSFRVVGGEHRLNNYRSVTSVNEFEKNGKPYTIVLESYIVDIPQGNTGEDTKMFTDTVVKLNLQKLGVVAMAALHGHE, from the exons ATGTCTCGGACTTCTCAAGTTCCTCAAGGACTTAAGCAAGAAGAATTCATAGAGTTAGAGCCATTGATTCGAACTTACCATACCTTTGAGCATTTACCGAACACTTGCACTTCTCTCATAACACAGCGTATTGAGGCACCCGCAAACGTTGTCTGGCCGTTCGTCCGACGCTTTGACAACCCCCAGAAGTACAAGCATTTCATCAAGAGCTGCACGATGACAG GTGATGGTGGAGTCGGAAGCATTAGAGAAGTGTCGGTTGTGTCAGGAATCCCTGCATCGACAAGCACAGAGCGGCTAGAGATTCTAGACGATGAGAAGCATATTCTGAGCTTCAGGGTGGTGGGAGGCGAGCATAGGCTGAATAATTATAGGTCTGTTACATCGGTGAATGAGTTCGAGAAAAATGGGAAACCTTACACTATAGTATTGGAGTCATACATAGTGGATATACCACAAGGAAATACTGGGGAAGACACAAAAATGTTTACTGATACAGTGGTGAAATTGAACTTGCAAAAGCTTGGCGTCGTGGCAATGGCGGCTCTGCATGGCCACGAATGA
- the LOC132031582 gene encoding uncharacterized protein LOC132031582, whose amino-acid sequence MKPKEFTGTDPDADPQNFIDELQKIFRVMQATDREAVEFGTFQLKDVAHLWYKSWEMSHGEDASHATWEELEIAFIDHFLPEKTREAKAWEFEYLRQDGVSVTEYYVKFSSLARYAPHMVKDMRARVRRFVLGLNPELYDLAKIVAQNKDMAITKMLTFVKESGDDLKIAEARQKEQDREFAKPAKSTGHFSQEGGGRPFQKGKSARPAQSVASAPVPKFRNDQKNRNYGATGSQSQSSVGNKGFQHPVCSK is encoded by the coding sequence ATGAAGCCCAAGGAGTTCACAGGAACAGACCCAGATGcagaccctcagaattttatcgATGAGTTGCAGAAGATTTTTAGGGTCATGCAAGCTACAGACAGGGAAGCAGTGGAGTTTGGTACCTTCCAACTCAAGGATGTAGCTCACTTATGGTATAAGTCATGGGAGATGTCCCATGGTGAGGATGCTTCTCACGCTACTTGGGAGGAGCTCGAGATCGCCTTCATTGACCATTTTCTGCCAGAGAAAACTAGAGAGGCTAAAGCCTGGGAATTTGAGTATTTGAGACAGGATGGCGTGAGTGTGACCGAATATTATGTCAAGTTCTCATCACTGGCCAGGTATGCTCCTCACATGGTCAAAGACATGAGAGCCCGAGTCCGGCGCTTTGTGTTGGGACTCAATCCAGAGCTTTACGATCTGGCAAAAATAGTGGCCCAGAACAAAGACATGGCCATCACTAAGATGTTGACTTTTGTGAAAGAGAGCGGAGATGATCTGAAAATAGCAGAAGCGAGACAGAAAGAACAAGACAGAGAGTTTGCAAAACCAGCCAAGTCCACAGGCCATTTCAGTCAGGAAGGTGGTGGCAGACCATTTCAGAAAGGTAAATCAGCAAGACCTGCCCAATCTGTAGCCAGTGCCCCAGTCCCGAAATTCAGGAATGATCAGAAAAATAGGAATTATGGAGCAACAGGCTCCCAATCTCAGTCCAGCGTGGGTAACAAGGGTTTTCAACACCCCGTCTGTAGTAAGTGA